From the genome of Spirosomataceae bacterium TFI 002, one region includes:
- a CDS encoding thioredoxin, which yields MAGKALEITDSNFKELIASEKPVLVDFWAEWCGPCKMIGPVVEEIAGEYEDKAVVGKMDVDANSSTPMEFGIRSIPTLMIFKKGELVDKIVGAVPKHVLVQKLEAAM from the coding sequence ATGGCAGGTAAAGCATTAGAAATAACCGACAGCAACTTTAAAGAATTAATCGCGTCCGAAAAACCAGTTTTGGTTGACTTTTGGGCTGAGTGGTGTGGGCCATGTAAAATGATTGGACCCGTAGTAGAAGAAATCGCTGGCGAGTATGAAGATAAAGCAGTTGTTGGTAAAATGGATGTAGATGCAAACAGCAGCACACCTATGGAATTCGGTATACGATCTATCCCAACATTAATGATTTTCAAAAAAGGAGAATTAGTTGACAAAATAGTAGGTGCAGTACCAAAACACGTTTTGGTACAAAAGCTAGAAGCAGCTATGTAA